ACGGGCTATCTGGAATTTCTGCTGCACGGCCTGAAACTCGCCAGCCTGAAAATCATGACCCCTGCAAACGACGCAGAGCGCGGCTGCCAGCTGTCGATCACCGTGCAGGGGAACGGACGCAAAGTGTTCGAAGCGCTGCAAAAGGCGGGTGTTGTCTGCGACTGGCGGGAGCCCGATTGCATCCGCGTTGCGCCCGTGCCGCTGTATAACAGTTTCACCGATGTTTATCGTTTCGTCGAAATTTTCAAGGGAGCCGCAGCATGACGCGCACCATTCATATCGTCGGTGCAGGGCTGGTCGGGCCTTTGATGGCGATTTACCTCGCTAAAAAAGGCTTTTTAGTCGAATTGCATGAACGGCGCGGGGATATGCGCAAGAGCGCGGTCGATGCAGGGCGTTCGATCAACCTTGCGATTACGGCGCGCGGCTGGCGGTCGCTTCAGGAAGTGGGGCTGAAAGATAAAGTATCTGCCATTTCCATCCCCATGCGCGGGCGGATGGTGCATGACCAGCAGGGAAACACCAACCTGCAACCCTATGGCCAGACGGATGCGGAAGTGATTTACGCGGCTTCGCGCAGCCTGCTGAACGTGATGCTGCTGTACGCGGCGGAAACGTATAAAAACCTGAAAATAAATTTCGGCGTGCGCTGCACGGGATATGACCCGGATAAATCGCTGTTGCAGTTTGACGGCAGGGATGTCCAAGCCGAAGTGGTGATCGCGGCCGACGGCGCGTGGTCGCCGGTGCGCAAGTCGCTCATGAGCCGCATCGAAAATTTCAATTATTCGCAAAGCTTCCTTGAATACGGTTACAAGGAATTGGAAATTCCGCCCGCTGCCAACGGCGCGTTCCGTATCGAAAAACACGCGTTGCATATCTGGCCGCGCAAAAATTACATGATGATTGCGCTGCCGAACACCGAAGGCAGCTTCACCTGCACGCTGTTCTATCCCAATCAGGGCAAGGACAGTTTCGCGCAACTGCAAACACCGCAGGAAGTGACGGAGTTTTTCAACCGCGACTTCCCCGATGCAGTGCCGCATATGCCGGGCATGGCGGGCGATTTCTTCGGCAACCCGACCGGCGCGCTTGTCACCGTCAAATGCGGCCCGTGGAATCTGGGCGGCAAGGCGGTGCTGATCGGCGATGCCGCCCATGCGATCGTGCCATTTTTCGCGCAGGGTATGAACAGCGGGTTCGAGGATTGCGCGGTGCTGAACAGCCTGATCGATTCAACAAACCCCGACTGGGAAAGGGTGTTCACGCAATTCACGCAACTGCGCAAGCCGAACGCCGATGCTATTGCCGATATGGCTGTCGAAAATTTCACGGAAATGCGCGACAGCGTGACCGATCCGGTTTTCCTGCTGAAAAAGAAAGTCGGGTTCGAACTGGAAAAGCGCTGGCCGGGAAAATTCATCCCGCGCTATTCGATGGTGATTTTCCACCCCGACATCCCCTATGCCGAGGCGCAGCGGCGCGGCGCGATCCAGGATAAAATCCTTGAAAAGCTGTGCGCGGGCATTTCGGCGCCGGAACAGGTGAATTGGGACGAGGCGGAAAAGCTGGTGAAACAGATCGCCTGAATTATTTCCAAACGAGCGGCGTGGTCACGACGGCGGAGCAGCATTGGCGTTCATCGCAGGACGGGCCATTGGGATAAAAACATGTGCCTTTCACTTCGCTGACATATGAAAACGATTTGCCATCGTTGCGGGTGATATTAACCGATAATTGCTTGGGCGTTTTTTGCGAGAGCACGCCATAGAAACTGTGCGTGTTCGCGGGCATCGCGCAGCCGGATTCGCCGATTTTCACGTCTTCGCTGTCGCAGGTCACGCTGCCGTCGCAGGATTTGAACGGCAGGCTGCCCTTGCAGGTGGTTGTCGCGCCGTCCATGGCGACGGTAAAGGTATAATCGCCCGCCGGCCATGTGCCGCCGTCGAATTGCAGCGTCAGGCCCTCCTGGCACCACATTTGCGTGCAGGCTTTTTCGGCTCCAGCGGGCAGGGATACCGTGACGAAAACGGCGATAAATAACAATAAAATGATGCGCAGGGACATGATTGAAATATAGGTAAAAGTCTATAATCATGCAATAACGGAGTTTGCCATGATTTTGCGTTTTATCCTTTTGGCTATGCTGGTTTTTGCCGTGCAACCCGCGCAGGCGGATGACAGCGTCGCGCTCGACTGGGGCGACCAGCGCAGGCCGTTTATCGTGCATCTGCCGCAAGGCGGGGCGAAAGAAAACCTGCCGGTTGTGCTGGTGCTGCATGGCGGCGGGGGGAATGCCGAAAACATGCGCGCCATGACCGGCATGAACGATGTGGCTGACGGGCAAGGGTTTATCGCCGTGTATCCGGAGGGGTATGGCTCTCCCGTTATGGACCGTATCCGCACATGGAATGCCGGTGATTGCTGTGGTCCGGCTGCCAAAAAGAATTCGGATGATGTGGGCTATATCGGCGCTGTGATCGATGCGCTGATCGCACAATATAAAATAGATGCATCGCGCATCTATGCGACGGGGCATTCCAACGGTGCTATGATGAGCTATCGCCTTGCCTGCGAAATGTCCGACCGCATCGCCGCGATCGCGCCGAATGCCGGGCAGCGGCCGATGGTGGATTGCAAATTCAAAAGGCCTGTGCCCGTGCTGCATATGCACGGTACGCAAGATCCCTGTGCGCTATATGACGGCGGCGAAAAATGCGGCGGCTGTTTTTCGAAATTCCTGCATTTTAATGTTGAAAAAGACCGATCCTGCCTGCCTGTGCGCACAGTTGTGCAGGATGTCGCCAAGCTGAACGGATGCGAAATGACAACTGAAGTGACGCTGCAAAAAGGCGCGCTGACCTGCGAGCAGTATAAATGCGGCGTTCAGGCTGCGGTTTCGTTGTGCACTTTCGCCGGAATGGGGCATCGCTGGGCCGGGGCGACCGACAAGGGCCCGACTGTCTGTGCAAAAGACCCTGACAAGAAAATCTGCAGCAGTTACAAAGAAATCGTCGGGCCCGGCAGCGCGGATGCCGATGCCGGCGAGTTGGCCTGGGCGTTCCTGAGCCGTTTCAGCCTGCCGAAATAGCGGCTGTTGACTTTGCGTTGCTGTCATGCGGAAATACGGTAGTTCTTACAAATTGCTGCACTGCCGGAAGGATCGACGCATGACCACGCCGAAAACGACTGCTGACAAGCTCAAAGACCAACTGGCCCTGCCGCTGATCACAGCGCCGATGTTCCTGATTTCTAACCCCACGCTGGCGTTGGCCGCCTGCAAGGAAGGCATCGTCGGCTCGTTCCCCGCGCTCAACCAGAAAACGGCGGAAGGCCTCGACAAATGGCTGACCGAAATGGATGACGGTATTGCGGAGCTGAAGAAAAACAATCCCGGCGCCAAAATCGCACCCTATGCGGTCAACCTGATCGTCCATAAATCTAACCCGCGGCTGGAGGAAGATCTCGCCCTGATCGTGAAGCACAAAGTGCCGATCGTCATTACCTCGCTGGGCGCGGTATCCGACCTTGTCGATGCAGTGCATTCATATGGCGGCATCGTGCTGCATGACGTGACCAATATCGACCATGCGAAAAAAGCGATTGCGGCTGGTGTTGACGGATTGATCGCCGTGTCGGCGGGCGCGGGCGGCCATGCGGGCACAATGAACCCGCTGACGCTGGTGAATGAATTGCGCGGCATTTACGACGGCATGATCGTGCTGGCGGGCGGTTTGACGACTGGTCGCGATGTGTTCACCGCCGAAGCCATGGGCGCGGATTTCGCCTATATGGGCACGCGCTTTATCTGCACCACGGAATCAAGCGCAGATCCCGCCTATAAACAAATGGTGCTGGATGCGAAACCGTCCGACATTATTTATACCTCCGCCGTCAGCGGCGTTCCCGCCAACTTCCTGAAGGACAGCCTGACCAAGGCCGGCTTTGACGTTGAACAGTTGAAGAAAGAAGGCGGCGCATCGGGCAAGCTGAAACCCATCGCCAACGAAGCCGCCGCATGGAAAACCATCTGGTCGGCAGGGCAGGGCGCGGTGAATATCGACGACGTGCCGTCGGTCAAGGAACTGGCCGACCGCCTGAAACAGGAATATGCGGACGCAGAACAGAAACTGGCCGCAAAACACGCGGTCAAGGCGCCCACGCCAGTTGCGCCCAAGCGTCCGCCCGCGCCGAAGATGTAAGGATCAGGGTTTCGGCGCAGCCGGTTTGCGGCTGCTGCCGCGCTTCGCGTAGTTCGGGTCTTTCAGGAAATTCTTCAAAACCGCCTCATATCTCTGCAGCAGGTCGGCCGGCGTTTCAGTGCGGCGCGCCTTGAACGATTCCGGTGTCGCATGGCGGGTCAGCAGGAAATAATCCTGCACGATCGCCGCCTGCTGTTCGAAGCCGTATTGCACAAGGTCTTTTGCAGGGTCGAGGCTGTGCAAATAGCATTTCTGGTAGTTGAATTTATGCTTCAGCGTTTCCTTGATCGCGGCGACGGGCGTGCGCACAACCTTGTTCTGGTGCTGCCACACATGGGTCATTTCATGGATGAAAACGGATTGCTTTTTCGCATCCGTCTCGGCTGAAAAATCGGGGCTATAAGCGCCGCGCGGGAACGAGATGTGGTTGGCGTTGGCGACTGCCTGTTCCCGTTTTTGAAACCCGGGCGGCAGGATTCGCTTGTCGTGCAGCCAGACGGCCGCATAATCGACGCTGTCGCCGAATACGGTTTTCGCAAGCGCGGTTTCGCCCGGGGTCAGACGCCGTTTTGCCATGTTGCTCCTGTGGTGGTTTTGGCAGTATAATCTGGTTATGACACTCCCGCAACAGCGACCTCCGGCTTCGTTAAGCCCGCTCGATATCCTGCGCAAAACCTATGGATATGACAGTTTCCGCGGACCGCAGGCGGAAATCATCGATCATGTGATTTCGGGCAAAAACGCCTTCGTCCTGATGCCGACGGGGGGCGGCAAGTCGCTGTGCTACCAGATCCCGTCGCTGATCCGTGACGGCGTTGGCATCATTATTTCACCGCTGATCGCGCTGATGCAGGACCAGGTAGAGGCGCTGAAGCAGCTGGGTATCCGGGCATCCGCGCTCAATTCCGCCATGCCGCCCGACCAGCAGCGCCAGACGGAACGGATGCTGGTGGATGGCGAGATCGACATGGTCTATGTCGCGCCGGAACGCCTGCTGATGGACGATTTCCAGCGGCTGATCGACAACGCCAAAATCGCCTTGTTTGCGATCGATGAGGCGCATTGCATGTCGCAATGGGGCCATGATTTCCGCCCGCATTACGCGCAGCTGAGCCAGCTGGCGGAGCGTTTCCCGCATATCCCCCGCATCGCCCTGACCGCAACCGCCGATGCGCCGACGCGCCGCGACATCGTGAATTTCCTGCAATTGCAGAACGGCGGCAGTTTCGTCTCCGGCTTCGACCGCCCGAACATCCATTACACGATTGCGGTCAAGGACAGCGCCAAGCAGCAGATATTGGCATTTATCAAGAACAACCACGCCAAGGACAGCGGCATCGTCTATTGCTTGTCGCGCCAGTCGGTCGAGGATACGGCGGCATGGCTGTGCGAGGAAGGCTTCAAGGCGCTGCCCTACCACGCCGGGTTGTCGGCGGAGGTACGGGCGAAAAACCAGCAGAAATTCCTGCGCGAAGAACGCATCATCATGGTCGCCACCATCGCCTTCGGCATGGGCATCGACAAGCCCGATGTGCGGTTCGTGGCGCATATGAACATCCCGAAGAATATCGAGGCCTATTATCAGGAAACGGGTCGCGCAGGGCGCGACGGCCTGCCGTCGAACGCCTTCATGGTCTATGGCCTGAATGATTCCGCCATGCAGCGCAATTTTATCGAGCAATCGAACGCCTCCGACCAGCAAAAGCGCATCGAACACCAGAAGCTGAACGCGCTGCTGGGGCTGTGCGAGGCGGCGCATTGCCGCCGTCAGGTGATACTGGAATATTTCGGCGACAAGGCGAAACCCTGCGGCAATTGCGACACCTGCCAAAACCCGCCCGAAACTTTCGACGGCACGATCGCGGCGCAAAAGGCTTTGTCTTGTGTCTATCGCACCGGCCAGCGTTTTGGCGTGTCATATGTCATCGATGTGCTGCTGGGCAAGGCGGACGAGCGCATGAAAAAATTCGGCCATGACCAGATCACGACATTCAATATCGGCGGCGAATACAGCAAGACGGAATGGCAGGGCATTTTCCGCCAGCTGGTCGCGCTGAACCTGCTCGCCGTCGATACTGCTGAACATGGCGGGCTGTTTATCACGACGGCGGGGCAGGCCTTCCTGAAAGAAAAAACGCCCGTCAAACTGCGCAAGCAGGAAAGCCGGAAAGAGGCGCGCAAGGCGCTGATGAAAAAAGAGGCCGAGGATTTCTACGGTCAGGAAATGAACCAGCCGCTGTTCGACGCGCTGCGGGAGGCGCGTATGGAACTGGCGAAGCAGCAGAACGTGCCGCCCTATGTCATTTTCCACGACAAGACGCTACGCGAAATGGCGGTGTTCAAGCCCGCTTCGCGTTCCGCCCTGATGGAGATCAGCGGCATGGGCG
This sequence is a window from Alphaproteobacteria bacterium. Protein-coding genes within it:
- a CDS encoding FAD-dependent monooxygenase, which produces MTRTIHIVGAGLVGPLMAIYLAKKGFLVELHERRGDMRKSAVDAGRSINLAITARGWRSLQEVGLKDKVSAISIPMRGRMVHDQQGNTNLQPYGQTDAEVIYAASRSLLNVMLLYAAETYKNLKINFGVRCTGYDPDKSLLQFDGRDVQAEVVIAADGAWSPVRKSLMSRIENFNYSQSFLEYGYKELEIPPAANGAFRIEKHALHIWPRKNYMMIALPNTEGSFTCTLFYPNQGKDSFAQLQTPQEVTEFFNRDFPDAVPHMPGMAGDFFGNPTGALVTVKCGPWNLGGKAVLIGDAAHAIVPFFAQGMNSGFEDCAVLNSLIDSTNPDWERVFTQFTQLRKPNADAIADMAVENFTEMRDSVTDPVFLLKKKVGFELEKRWPGKFIPRYSMVIFHPDIPYAEAQRRGAIQDKILEKLCAGISAPEQVNWDEAEKLVKQIA
- a CDS encoding dienelactone hydrolase family protein, with the translated sequence MILRFILLAMLVFAVQPAQADDSVALDWGDQRRPFIVHLPQGGAKENLPVVLVLHGGGGNAENMRAMTGMNDVADGQGFIAVYPEGYGSPVMDRIRTWNAGDCCGPAAKKNSDDVGYIGAVIDALIAQYKIDASRIYATGHSNGAMMSYRLACEMSDRIAAIAPNAGQRPMVDCKFKRPVPVLHMHGTQDPCALYDGGEKCGGCFSKFLHFNVEKDRSCLPVRTVVQDVAKLNGCEMTTEVTLQKGALTCEQYKCGVQAAVSLCTFAGMGHRWAGATDKGPTVCAKDPDKKICSSYKEIVGPGSADADAGELAWAFLSRFSLPK
- a CDS encoding nitronate monooxygenase, producing MTTPKTTADKLKDQLALPLITAPMFLISNPTLALAACKEGIVGSFPALNQKTAEGLDKWLTEMDDGIAELKKNNPGAKIAPYAVNLIVHKSNPRLEEDLALIVKHKVPIVITSLGAVSDLVDAVHSYGGIVLHDVTNIDHAKKAIAAGVDGLIAVSAGAGGHAGTMNPLTLVNELRGIYDGMIVLAGGLTTGRDVFTAEAMGADFAYMGTRFICTTESSADPAYKQMVLDAKPSDIIYTSAVSGVPANFLKDSLTKAGFDVEQLKKEGGASGKLKPIANEAAAWKTIWSAGQGAVNIDDVPSVKELADRLKQEYADAEQKLAAKHAVKAPTPVAPKRPPAPKM
- the recQ gene encoding DNA helicase RecQ; amino-acid sequence: MTLPQQRPPASLSPLDILRKTYGYDSFRGPQAEIIDHVISGKNAFVLMPTGGGKSLCYQIPSLIRDGVGIIISPLIALMQDQVEALKQLGIRASALNSAMPPDQQRQTERMLVDGEIDMVYVAPERLLMDDFQRLIDNAKIALFAIDEAHCMSQWGHDFRPHYAQLSQLAERFPHIPRIALTATADAPTRRDIVNFLQLQNGGSFVSGFDRPNIHYTIAVKDSAKQQILAFIKNNHAKDSGIVYCLSRQSVEDTAAWLCEEGFKALPYHAGLSAEVRAKNQQKFLREERIIMVATIAFGMGIDKPDVRFVAHMNIPKNIEAYYQETGRAGRDGLPSNAFMVYGLNDSAMQRNFIEQSNASDQQKRIEHQKLNALLGLCEAAHCRRQVILEYFGDKAKPCGNCDTCQNPPETFDGTIAAQKALSCVYRTGQRFGVSYVIDVLLGKADERMKKFGHDQITTFNIGGEYSKTEWQGIFRQLVALNLLAVDTAEHGGLFITTAGQAFLKEKTPVKLRKQESRKEARKALMKKEAEDFYGQEMNQPLFDALREARMELAKQQNVPPYVIFHDKTLREMAVFKPASRSALMEISGMGERKMERYGQIFLDVIRKHG